TTGCTTTCTCTGGTAAAATTAAAACTGGGTACCGGACGCACGCATCAGATCCGCGTGCACATGGCCCATATTGGGCATCCTGTTTTTGGGGATGCCGTTTATGGAGGAAGAAATCGCCGGTTGGGTGCCCTGACCACGGCAGAACGGAAAGTGGCGGCTCGTTATTTGGAACTGCTTCCACGCCAGGCCCTCCACGCACGAACCCTGGGGTTTGAACACCCGTACACAAACGAGTGGCTGCGTTTTGAATCGGATTTGCCGGAGGATATGCAGCGCCTGCTGGAGGCAGCCCGGGAAGACTACCAGAAAATATCTTTTGATTGAGTTTTTTAAGACTGACCCGCTGCAATTTAGGGATTGCTTCGCTCCCCCTGAGTGCCGGAAATGACAGGCCATTTTTTCGATGCGTTTTGGTGTTCGTTTAAAATTTCCGAATCCGGATAAACATCTAACTACATTTTGGAGAGAAAAGTGAAGTCGACTGAGAAAAGTGAACCCGATTTTGAAATTCCCTGCGAGGAAAAAATTAAAATGCTTTCCCGGCTGCTTCTGGCCTGGGACGGGCAGTGGTTCCTGAAGACCGTTCAGGAAATCGGACTGGAAAAGGCCGTGGAACAAAATGCCCGGGTGCGCACGAGTTTTGCAAAGATCGAAATGCGCGAGATGTTGAAACGTTTGGGACTGAAGAAAGCAAAAGATCTCCCGCAGGCTGTGGCCATCATTCAGAAATACAGTGAGCTTTTTGGCGGGAACCGCATTCAGGCAGAGTGGGAATTGCGCGGAGAAACGGAAGCAACCCTTCGCGTGCACCGCTGTCCGGCGCTGGAGGGGGCTAAAAAAGCGGGACTGGCCCGTGTGGATCAGCCCTGTGTGGCCTGTGAGCGCCTGTGGCCAACCTGGTTGTCGGTNNNNNNNNNNNNNNNNNNNNNNNNNNNNNNNNNNNNNNNNNNNNNNNNNNNNNNNNACGCGTGCCGTATCGAGATCAGGGGAAACGTGTAATTTGTGTGATTTTATTTGATCAAGCGGAACGCTTCAATT
This region of Calditrichota bacterium genomic DNA includes:
- a CDS encoding L-2-amino-thiazoline-4-carboxylic acid hydrolase produces the protein MKSTEKSEPDFEIPCEEKIKMLSRLLLAWDGQWFLKTVQEIGLEKAVEQNARVRTSFAKIEMREMLKRLGLKKAKDLPQAVAIIQKYSELFGGNRIQAEWELRGETEATLRVHRCPALEGAKKAGLARVDQPCVACERLWPTWLSV
- a CDS encoding RluA family pseudouridine synthase, producing the protein SGLLVAAKDDRTHRVLSDQFRNRTIEREYWALVWGVPSPRSGRIETQIGRSPTNRKKMVVLEEGGKLAITTYETQERLYLLSLVKLKLGTGRTHQIRVHMAHIGHPVFGDAVYGGRNRRLGALTTAERKVAARYLELLPRQALHARTLGFEHPYTNEWLRFESDLPEDMQRLLEAAREDYQKISFD